A genomic stretch from Chitinophaga lutea includes:
- a CDS encoding Calx-beta domain-containing protein, protein MKISLRFAVAALLFCCTTTVQAQVPPVVINPTGGTASDNGLKITITENSVLTEYKGQKQYSDNVSLPQLDQGMRTYYMMERRFSPTLAEQSDTLHKTACEISDVQGQGTASDPWKVVKLLSLKNRTNAIFNVSVVYTYEANKPWYRIDYFISTNEIPAQGGDYGEYLVHIYHSERTFIHETDCGLGFRDQTLFAENDHYQQIHVPAEPSINLYGRVGVRKSAGSCGPTAGSHFMKAAGGITSYNAGYTAPRDDRGATGVGYKLTGMMTENPPEITGVGMAIHKALHFYHGFQPGWIYDERKSFIVGYDETDDGPALEDATLPRGHDQVFTRAKIGLSSATPQGLEGNADHVIDGVTLHLQNAAFNLPQVVHFKITSTTTGTGDAGPGDYTVLYSKMIIPAGDYTNAHLPLTNLIIKGNTTENIDKTLKIEILPNCSPHLNFTGGGILSAVYTIVDDDENKVFVEPQFTSLAEGQQMTVTVRLTGDLLSTPLPVTVTANILTAEGTDFEPVFPLSLTIPANERTATFTFKATGDMIIEDDETLELTASAVFGPDTRTHTAGITIADVTAPANRIITFSSAPQPAFEGDNLVVTASLPAGVTTEKPIVLNIAYNESDGINTASLLDIEYNNQNAVFPSSWSIPANSNSGTLTLEMLHDNFIEPDEIIYFDVTDADNAFTVVGPVQLTLKDKVPVGQQATITINEGNQMHEIDPMEYTATIQLPKKVSQALTLNILIDPSSTASADDIEVVTSLAVTIPANQSTGTFTFKSLMDNKLEGSEHLVFTFSHGMPVVQVGGPVVIQDVENTPGNRQVYLEDMSPVNVTEGNEVNVKLTLNPATPGLTAAFPITVNIALDAASEVVTGDYTLTPAATVTFAPGETEKIIKVSATGDALIEPTELLRLSLTADVTTDVTDAGIPATESTILTKDISIEDGGSNAIIFTPDATVLDEGVLFTRVVASLSAGTALSDIEITLDGLTGSTVNAADIELPATVTIPLGASSVEFNVRAKVDDVLEEDETFQLSGSKTGFTITGTSFTVKDKTGAVAANKQFIIEADNEPLAEGGATLVWVKLPGNITVGKATEVNLASGAGTELAGGEFSFSDTKVTIPAGAGKASLTLNTTADNILELTEKLEITAAGTDLLAGVNASKMLDITDVTSTIAANKIITVTPAGATTVNEGSSITYTFKLPGLISTQQALTIITNVITTPDQAGPADFNTGYPVTVTIPASGSTGTLTLSAVSDGLIEVNEKLKLQLALAGFTFSASDEINLDVVDTDLSTSTIKLSVAPATVNEGDDVTVTATLQGFTSNQPIVVTLHRDNSSTTDAVTDHSALGTITISPNQSSGTATITALADLVLENDEQLVLGGVSASFVIDGTSFIVKDKTGTNANKTISLLPPALSLTEGDDMTIKVKLPDNITAADDIDVTLSAAPAAGAQPEGTEYTLLPATVKILKGWNYAEVVLTANTDNLIEPDEELVIMAQATVYGYGPQSTTQSIIIKDKPGNNVITITSDPGVTENGSAKIRFSLPTGVQSTGDITVQLTPGGSAVAADFEDPLPATITIPGAAGVYELQLRAKKDLIIEPLENISFTATATGYTISGTAAMDVTDADINDAAIKLVPSVTDIGEGNTLTLEAVLQNGMTTLVPIDVALSPDGGTAEASDYSALTSIRIDPGDPLSGKTNIAIPDDVYLEWAETLTIKGLAAGIPVTGTTINILDKNTTVLANKKFTLTPDAASVEEGHTVVVWLRLPNGQRTEEAITINLQSVAAGTTLDAAEYSVPASVVMAAGTDAVSFTLEAKEDNLLEPVETLRLSATASVYGTGITEETTVNVTDKSGNNIIAISGGGDVAENQQQSIRFSLPAGITSVSDIVIGLTPGGTAGAGDFTAIPSTVTIKAGDAFADLVLDAVHDGVVENTETLLLTPGLAGFTFTGTASVNVLDADAAAVVLTIAPSVTEGQPITVTATLQGGVTSTSAIDIVLTKSGSQAADDDHTPLGTLRIDAGQSAGTFIITANTDLLLERDETLVLGGSAGSIAVTGTTTVIRDATDRSITLTPVTATVTENNKVTLKISLPAGVTATENITVQLTKDNGSTVTDGEFVLPPAADILSGNGEVTFEIDALTDGILEADETLNILAAANVLGDAKTVTAAVTIKDGTNTAANTLITISGDTQVTEGVTANITFSLPAGISTDQPVVISLVPGSATPAVAAGDITGGIPLSVTIPAQGNTVTLNVAAVADAVIEPVEKLFLIPSAAGFTFSNNVMLDVLDLHHSGAITISSDKPLIREAGQTATVTVSLPGSLVAGADIRVDLQKGVTSGVLDADHSTLPPFVTIATGQHEVTFTVSAAADQVLEDTEALVLEGSAAGYSVTGTTIQVEDATSLDPLNKVLQLTPVNAQLTEGSTGDFVVRLPAGITSSKDITVQLAKTGGASTAADTDHTQLPVSITIPATRNSSDDFDISAVTDQIIEQQEKLRVDGTAPAGFTFEGTDIFINDATGQTATNREIRITPDSTVLHEGNTSKVTFALPAGITSSTDIAITVTPDAMGTAGAADYSLPVNPVILPKDQNKVTVILTAIQDNQTEPTEQLKLTGAAAGYTVIAANNMTIPGDPAPQISVTAQKTADAAEPGTHGMFSIQLSAAAPADVIVHYAMSGTATGGGDYAPVSGQAVVKAGETTASVTVSVQDDLIVEGPETAVLTLQSATFTWFGNTENCNVDNTAQVMPVADNDNAQVIIEKVADATEPATAGSVRVRFSNPQATSAVPVTVQYTVAGTALAGTDYEALTGSVIIPAGSNEVLVPIQPKDDAQLEGPETIVITLTSATGALPGVNQQVASPSSVAVNLYDNDVVSMEIFGLNQVAEGTAVPVTLKSSQAVGADIQVTIQLQYDAARTITTNVPRSGDVLTVTMPANQTEVTFRITVDENEVNDDNGYVNLVIQPFSGSGQAYGKGTSSNTATVVTDNDPLQISFKQDTARLKEGNAGVGVMPFTLQLSRMSSRAIQVQYEFADAFEGAGADKDPQRAKAGTDFQQNITSITIPPMQAEADITVPITGDIEKEADKYFAVKLTNITVSGGLNTPVPGTRRTAIGVIENDDQEVDMEIRPARSMSPNGDGKNDVWIIENIEKYGRNEVVIVNRWGGTIFKTTNYHNSSNNFNGQANVGSGTGKELPDGSYFYILQVWGSDGKVTRYNGYIVIKNGL, encoded by the coding sequence ATGAAGATCAGCCTTCGTTTTGCCGTAGCGGCATTGTTGTTTTGCTGTACTACTACCGTACAGGCGCAGGTGCCTCCCGTGGTGATTAACCCTACCGGGGGCACGGCCTCCGATAACGGCCTGAAAATCACCATCACGGAAAACAGCGTACTGACGGAGTACAAAGGGCAGAAGCAGTACAGCGATAACGTGAGCCTGCCGCAACTGGATCAGGGAATGCGGACCTATTATATGATGGAGCGCCGGTTCAGCCCGACCCTGGCCGAACAATCGGATACACTCCATAAAACAGCCTGTGAAATATCTGACGTGCAGGGGCAGGGCACAGCGTCGGACCCCTGGAAGGTGGTGAAGCTGCTGAGCCTTAAAAACAGGACCAACGCCATATTCAACGTATCGGTGGTTTATACCTATGAGGCAAACAAACCCTGGTACCGCATCGATTATTTCATCAGCACCAACGAAATACCTGCACAGGGGGGAGATTACGGCGAATATCTCGTGCATATCTATCATTCGGAGCGCACTTTTATACATGAAACGGACTGCGGGCTGGGATTTAGAGACCAGACGCTCTTCGCCGAAAACGACCACTACCAGCAAATCCACGTACCAGCCGAACCTTCCATTAATTTATATGGCAGGGTAGGCGTCCGCAAGTCCGCCGGCAGTTGCGGGCCTACCGCGGGCTCTCATTTTATGAAAGCCGCGGGCGGTATTACGTCTTACAACGCAGGGTACACGGCGCCGAGAGACGACCGCGGCGCAACCGGGGTGGGATATAAACTGACAGGTATGATGACGGAGAATCCCCCGGAAATAACCGGGGTAGGCATGGCCATTCACAAAGCGCTGCACTTTTATCATGGTTTCCAGCCGGGCTGGATTTACGACGAGCGGAAGAGTTTCATCGTGGGATACGATGAAACGGACGATGGGCCGGCACTGGAAGATGCGACGCTCCCGAGAGGGCACGATCAGGTGTTCACCCGCGCCAAAATAGGGCTGTCGTCTGCCACCCCGCAAGGCCTGGAAGGTAATGCCGATCACGTGATCGACGGTGTAACCCTGCATCTGCAGAACGCTGCTTTTAACCTGCCGCAGGTAGTCCATTTTAAGATAACATCCACCACCACCGGCACCGGCGACGCGGGGCCGGGCGACTATACGGTGCTGTATTCAAAGATGATCATTCCTGCCGGCGATTACACCAACGCGCATCTGCCACTGACGAACCTGATCATAAAAGGTAATACCACCGAGAATATCGACAAAACGCTGAAGATCGAAATACTGCCGAACTGTTCCCCGCATCTCAACTTCACAGGCGGCGGCATCCTGTCTGCCGTGTACACCATCGTGGATGATGACGAGAACAAAGTATTCGTGGAACCGCAATTTACCTCCCTCGCGGAAGGCCAGCAAATGACGGTAACGGTGCGGCTGACGGGTGATTTATTGTCCACACCGCTGCCGGTAACGGTTACCGCTAACATACTGACCGCTGAAGGCACGGATTTCGAGCCGGTGTTCCCGCTCTCGCTCACTATTCCCGCCAACGAACGCACCGCGACCTTTACGTTTAAGGCCACGGGTGATATGATCATCGAAGACGACGAAACACTTGAGTTGACTGCCTCCGCGGTGTTCGGGCCCGATACCAGGACACACACCGCCGGCATCACCATTGCCGATGTGACCGCTCCCGCAAATCGCATCATAACGTTCTCTTCCGCGCCGCAGCCTGCGTTTGAGGGCGACAACCTGGTGGTGACCGCCAGTTTGCCTGCCGGCGTAACGACAGAGAAACCCATCGTACTGAATATTGCATATAATGAGAGTGACGGCATCAATACCGCCAGCCTCCTCGATATCGAATATAACAACCAGAACGCGGTGTTCCCTTCATCATGGAGCATTCCCGCCAACAGCAACAGCGGCACGCTGACACTGGAAATGCTGCACGATAATTTCATCGAGCCCGATGAGATCATCTATTTTGATGTGACCGACGCCGACAATGCCTTTACCGTAGTGGGCCCTGTTCAGCTCACCCTGAAAGACAAGGTGCCGGTGGGCCAGCAGGCCACCATCACCATCAATGAAGGGAACCAGATGCATGAGATTGACCCGATGGAATACACGGCTACCATCCAATTACCTAAAAAAGTAAGCCAGGCGCTGACGCTGAACATACTCATCGATCCTTCTTCCACCGCCAGTGCGGATGATATTGAAGTGGTGACCAGTCTCGCCGTAACGATACCCGCCAACCAGTCGACCGGCACCTTCACATTCAAATCACTCATGGACAACAAGCTGGAAGGCTCAGAACACCTCGTGTTTACCTTCTCCCACGGCATGCCGGTGGTACAGGTGGGCGGCCCCGTTGTTATCCAGGACGTGGAGAACACCCCCGGAAACCGGCAGGTGTACCTGGAGGATATGTCGCCGGTGAACGTGACGGAGGGCAACGAAGTGAATGTGAAACTTACGCTGAACCCGGCAACACCCGGACTGACGGCCGCATTCCCCATCACCGTAAATATTGCGTTGGATGCGGCATCCGAAGTGGTGACGGGAGACTATACGCTCACCCCGGCTGCTACCGTCACTTTTGCACCGGGCGAAACAGAAAAGATCATCAAAGTCAGCGCCACCGGCGATGCGCTGATTGAACCGACGGAACTGCTGCGTCTGTCACTGACGGCCGATGTGACTACGGACGTGACCGATGCAGGTATCCCGGCTACGGAATCCACCATTCTTACGAAAGATATCAGCATAGAAGACGGCGGCAGCAACGCCATCATTTTTACACCGGATGCCACTGTGCTGGATGAAGGCGTACTCTTCACCCGGGTAGTAGCGTCATTGTCGGCCGGCACCGCCCTGTCCGACATCGAGATCACGCTCGACGGGCTCACAGGCTCCACGGTCAACGCAGCGGATATTGAGCTGCCGGCTACCGTGACCATCCCGCTTGGCGCTTCGTCCGTTGAATTCAACGTGCGTGCGAAAGTGGATGATGTATTGGAGGAAGATGAAACGTTCCAGCTGAGCGGTAGCAAAACCGGTTTTACGATTACCGGTACTTCGTTTACCGTAAAAGATAAGACCGGCGCCGTTGCGGCCAATAAACAATTTATCATCGAGGCGGATAACGAACCGTTGGCCGAAGGCGGCGCAACGCTCGTTTGGGTGAAACTGCCGGGGAACATCACCGTAGGGAAAGCGACCGAAGTGAACCTGGCCAGCGGAGCCGGAACGGAGCTGGCGGGAGGGGAGTTCAGCTTCAGCGATACGAAAGTGACCATTCCGGCCGGTGCGGGGAAAGCATCGCTGACCCTGAATACCACGGCCGATAATATACTGGAGCTCACGGAGAAACTGGAAATCACCGCCGCCGGCACGGATTTGCTGGCAGGGGTGAATGCTTCCAAAATGCTGGATATAACGGACGTTACCAGCACCATTGCCGCGAACAAAATTATTACGGTAACGCCGGCCGGCGCTACTACCGTGAACGAAGGCAGCTCCATTACTTATACGTTCAAACTGCCGGGGCTCATTAGCACGCAGCAGGCGCTGACGATCATCACCAACGTGATCACTACGCCCGACCAGGCCGGCCCGGCTGATTTTAATACCGGCTATCCTGTCACCGTGACCATTCCTGCCAGCGGCAGCACCGGTACGCTAACACTGAGCGCGGTTTCGGACGGGTTGATTGAGGTAAATGAAAAACTGAAACTGCAACTCGCGCTCGCTGGATTTACATTCAGCGCCAGCGATGAAATCAATCTCGATGTGGTGGACACAGATCTGAGCACATCCACGATAAAATTATCCGTGGCGCCCGCTACCGTCAACGAGGGCGATGATGTTACCGTCACCGCTACGTTGCAGGGTTTCACGTCGAACCAGCCCATCGTTGTGACGCTTCACCGCGACAATAGTTCCACTACCGACGCAGTTACCGATCACAGCGCGTTGGGCACTATCACGATCAGTCCGAACCAGTCTTCCGGGACCGCTACCATCACTGCACTGGCAGACCTGGTGCTGGAGAACGATGAGCAGCTGGTGCTGGGCGGGGTATCGGCTTCATTCGTGATCGACGGTACATCATTTATTGTTAAGGACAAGACAGGCACCAATGCCAATAAAACCATCAGCCTGCTTCCGCCTGCCTTATCATTGACGGAAGGCGACGACATGACGATCAAAGTAAAACTGCCGGACAACATTACGGCAGCCGACGATATTGACGTGACGCTCAGCGCCGCCCCAGCCGCCGGTGCGCAGCCGGAAGGAACGGAGTATACGCTGCTGCCTGCAACGGTGAAAATCCTGAAAGGATGGAATTATGCAGAAGTGGTACTGACGGCCAACACCGACAACCTGATTGAGCCGGACGAAGAACTGGTGATCATGGCACAGGCAACCGTATATGGTTACGGCCCGCAAAGTACCACCCAGTCGATCATCATCAAAGACAAGCCGGGAAACAATGTGATCACGATCACCAGCGACCCCGGCGTAACGGAAAACGGCTCCGCCAAAATCCGCTTCAGCTTGCCCACCGGCGTACAAAGCACGGGCGACATCACCGTGCAGCTGACGCCCGGAGGTTCCGCGGTGGCTGCTGATTTTGAGGATCCGCTGCCTGCCACCATTACCATTCCGGGCGCGGCAGGCGTGTATGAATTGCAGCTGCGTGCGAAAAAAGACCTGATCATCGAACCGCTGGAAAACATCTCGTTCACGGCTACCGCTACAGGTTACACGATTTCCGGGACGGCAGCGATGGATGTGACGGATGCGGATATCAACGATGCGGCCATCAAACTGGTGCCGTCGGTAACCGACATTGGAGAAGGGAATACCCTCACGCTCGAGGCCGTGCTGCAAAACGGCATGACGACGCTTGTGCCCATAGACGTTGCATTGTCGCCGGACGGCGGTACCGCTGAAGCCAGCGATTACAGCGCTCTTACCAGCATCCGCATCGACCCGGGCGATCCTTTGTCCGGCAAAACGAATATCGCCATCCCGGACGACGTGTACCTGGAATGGGCTGAAACCCTTACCATTAAAGGGCTGGCTGCGGGCATTCCCGTAACCGGCACTACGATCAACATCCTCGATAAAAACACAACCGTATTAGCGAATAAGAAATTCACGCTGACGCCGGATGCGGCTTCAGTTGAAGAAGGCCATACCGTGGTAGTGTGGCTGCGTTTGCCCAACGGACAGCGAACGGAAGAAGCGATCACCATCAACCTGCAAAGCGTGGCGGCAGGCACCACGCTCGATGCCGCTGAATACAGCGTCCCCGCTTCCGTAGTGATGGCCGCCGGCACCGACGCTGTTTCCTTCACGCTCGAAGCGAAGGAAGACAATCTCCTCGAACCGGTGGAAACACTGCGGCTGAGCGCAACCGCTTCCGTGTACGGCACCGGCATCACGGAGGAAACCACCGTGAACGTGACGGATAAAAGCGGTAATAATATCATTGCGATTTCGGGTGGGGGAGATGTTGCCGAAAATCAGCAGCAGTCTATCCGGTTCAGTCTCCCGGCAGGCATTACCAGCGTGAGCGATATCGTGATCGGACTGACGCCGGGCGGTACGGCCGGCGCTGGTGACTTCACGGCCATACCTAGTACGGTGACCATCAAAGCCGGCGATGCATTTGCTGACCTGGTGCTTGATGCCGTGCACGATGGGGTGGTCGAGAATACGGAAACGTTACTGCTCACTCCCGGATTGGCAGGCTTCACTTTCACAGGGACCGCATCCGTGAACGTACTGGACGCAGACGCTGCGGCGGTGGTACTGACGATCGCGCCTTCCGTGACGGAAGGTCAGCCGATAACTGTAACGGCTACGTTGCAGGGCGGTGTAACGTCCACTTCGGCGATCGATATCGTACTGACCAAAAGCGGTTCGCAGGCCGCTGATGATGACCATACGCCGCTGGGTACCTTACGCATCGACGCAGGACAATCTGCCGGAACATTTATCATCACTGCGAATACAGACCTGCTGCTGGAAAGAGATGAAACGCTGGTATTAGGCGGCTCAGCCGGCAGCATCGCCGTGACCGGGACAACCACCGTAATTCGTGACGCCACCGACAGGAGTATCACGCTCACGCCGGTAACCGCTACGGTAACGGAGAACAACAAGGTGACCCTGAAAATAAGCCTGCCTGCCGGCGTAACGGCAACCGAAAACATCACGGTGCAGCTGACGAAAGACAATGGCAGCACGGTAACCGATGGCGAATTCGTTCTCCCTCCGGCTGCGGATATCCTTTCCGGCAACGGCGAAGTGACATTTGAAATAGATGCGCTGACAGACGGCATCCTGGAAGCAGATGAAACCTTAAATATTCTGGCAGCGGCAAATGTGCTGGGCGACGCAAAAACCGTCACAGCAGCCGTTACCATCAAAGACGGCACCAACACCGCCGCGAATACGCTGATCACTATTTCCGGCGATACACAGGTAACAGAGGGCGTTACTGCCAATATTACTTTCAGCCTGCCTGCCGGTATCTCGACAGACCAGCCTGTCGTGATCAGCCTGGTTCCCGGCAGCGCCACACCGGCGGTTGCAGCAGGTGATATCACCGGCGGTATTCCCCTTTCGGTGACCATCCCTGCACAGGGCAACACAGTCACGTTAAACGTTGCGGCCGTTGCCGATGCGGTAATTGAACCGGTTGAAAAGCTCTTCCTTATACCTTCCGCCGCCGGCTTCACTTTCAGCAACAATGTGATGCTGGATGTGCTGGATCTGCACCACAGCGGCGCCATCACTATCAGCAGCGATAAACCGCTTATCCGCGAAGCCGGCCAAACGGCTACCGTTACGGTAAGCCTGCCCGGTTCGCTCGTAGCAGGAGCGGACATCCGGGTGGATCTGCAGAAAGGCGTCACATCCGGTGTATTGGATGCGGATCATTCTACCTTACCGCCTTTTGTGACGATCGCCACCGGCCAGCATGAAGTGACATTCACCGTCTCCGCCGCCGCCGACCAGGTACTTGAAGATACCGAAGCGCTGGTACTGGAAGGCTCCGCGGCCGGTTACAGTGTAACGGGCACCACCATCCAGGTGGAAGACGCCACTTCGCTTGACCCCCTCAATAAAGTACTGCAGCTGACGCCCGTGAATGCCCAACTGACGGAAGGCAGCACCGGTGATTTTGTGGTGAGGCTGCCGGCAGGTATTACCAGCAGCAAAGACATCACCGTACAGCTCGCCAAAACAGGCGGTGCGTCTACCGCCGCGGACACCGATCATACACAGCTACCGGTGAGCATCACCATCCCGGCAACGCGCAACAGCAGCGATGATTTTGATATTTCCGCGGTAACCGACCAGATCATCGAACAGCAGGAGAAACTGCGGGTAGACGGTACGGCCCCGGCAGGCTTCACTTTTGAAGGAACGGACATCTTTATCAACGATGCCACCGGCCAAACGGCGACCAACCGCGAAATCCGCATCACGCCGGATTCTACGGTGCTGCATGAAGGCAATACCAGCAAAGTGACGTTTGCGCTACCGGCCGGCATTACTTCTTCTACGGATATTGCCATTACGGTAACGCCGGATGCAATGGGCACCGCCGGTGCAGCGGATTACAGCCTTCCTGTCAACCCGGTGATCCTTCCCAAAGACCAGAACAAGGTGACCGTCATACTCACCGCCATACAGGATAATCAAACGGAACCGACCGAGCAGCTGAAACTGACGGGTGCAGCGGCGGGGTACACCGTTATTGCGGCCAACAACATGACCATCCCGGGCGATCCCGCGCCGCAAATCAGCGTAACCGCGCAGAAAACGGCCGATGCCGCAGAGCCTGGTACCCACGGCATGTTCAGCATACAATTGAGTGCTGCGGCGCCGGCCGATGTAATAGTACATTATGCGATGAGCGGTACCGCCACCGGTGGAGGCGATTATGCTCCCGTTAGCGGACAGGCGGTGGTCAAAGCCGGTGAAACAACAGCCAGTGTAACCGTCTCCGTGCAGGATGATCTGATCGTGGAAGGCCCCGAAACAGCGGTGCTGACCCTGCAATCGGCCACCTTTACCTGGTTCGGTAATACGGAAAACTGCAATGTGGACAACACGGCGCAAGTGATGCCGGTAGCAGATAACGACAATGCGCAGGTGATCATTGAAAAAGTGGCCGATGCCACAGAACCGGCTACAGCAGGCAGTGTGCGTGTGCGTTTCAGCAATCCGCAGGCTACCAGCGCCGTACCGGTCACCGTACAATACACCGTAGCCGGTACTGCCCTCGCAGGCACGGACTATGAAGCATTGACCGGCTCCGTGATCATCCCGGCCGGCAGCAACGAAGTGCTGGTGCCCATTCAGCCGAAAGATGATGCGCAGCTCGAAGGCCCCGAAACCATCGTCATCACGCTTACGTCGGCCACCGGTGCACTGCCGGGCGTCAACCAGCAGGTGGCATCCCCTTCTTCCGTGGCCGTCAATCTTTACGACAATGACGTGGTGAGCATGGAAATATTCGGGCTCAACCAGGTAGCGGAGGGCACTGCCGTGCCGGTGACGTTAAAATCGTCGCAGGCTGTTGGTGCAGACATCCAGGTAACGATACAGCTGCAGTACGATGCGGCACGAACCATCACCACCAACGTACCGCGGAGCGGCGACGTGCTCACGGTGACCATGCCCGCCAACCAGACGGAAGTCACTTTCCGGATTACCGTGGATGAAAACGAAGTGAATGACGATAACGGTTATGTGAACCTGGTGATACAACCGTTCAGCGGCAGCGGCCAGGCGTACGGCAAAGGCACGAGCAGCAACACTGCCACCGTGGTAACGGATAACGACCCGCTGCAGATCAGCTTTAAACAGGACACTGCCCGCCTCAAAGAAGGAAATGCCGGCGTGGGCGTGATGCCGTTCACACTGCAGCTGAGCCGCATGAGCAGCAGGGCGATACAGGTCCAGTATGAGTTTGCCGATGCCTTTGAAGGCGCAGGAGCGGATAAAGATCCGCAGCGCGCCAAAGCCGGCACGGACTTCCAGCAAAATATCACCAGCATCACCATACCGCCCATGCAGGCCGAGGCCGATATTACCGTGCCTATCACCGGTGATATCGAAAAAGAAGCCGATAAATATTTTGCTGTCAAACTGACGAACATTACAGTGAGCGGCGGGCTGAACACGCCTGTGCCCGGCACGCGCCGTACCGCCATCGGCGTCATCGAAAACGATGACCAGGAAGTTGATATGGAGATTCGTCCCGCCAGGTCCATGTCGCCGAACGGCGACGGTAAAAACGATGTCTGGATTATCGAAAACATTGAAAAATACGGCAGGAATGAAGTGGTGATCGTGAACCGCTGGGGCGGCACCATTTTCAAAACCACCAATTACCACAACAGTTCCAACAACTTCAACGGTCAGGCCAATGTAGGCAGCGGTACCGGGAAGGAACTGCCCGATGGTTCCTACTTCTACATACTACAGGTATGGGGAAGCGACGGGAAGGTGACCCGCTACAATGGTTATATCGTTATTAAAAACGGCCTGTAA
- the ahcY gene encoding adenosylhomocysteinase — protein sequence MSTTAKSKIDLSLKYKVKDMSLAEWGRKEIQLAEAEMPGLMALREEYGKSQPLKGARIAGCLHMTIQTAVLIETLVALGAEVQWSSCNIFSTQDHAAAAIAAAGIPVYAWKGLNEEDFNWCIEQTLFFGSLDRPLNMILDDGGDLTNMVFDVYPELIQHIKGLSEETTTGVHRLYERMKNGTLPMPAININDSVTKSKFDNKYGCRESCVDAIRRATDVMIAGKVAVVAGFGDVGKGSAESLAGAGARVIVTEIDPICALQAAMEGYEVKKMSDAVKEADIIVTTTGCRDIITGEHFKAMKDKAIVCNIGHFDIEIDVAWLNTNYGHSKVEIKPQVDKYTIDGKDIILLAEGRLVNLGCATGHPSFVMSNSFTNQTLAQLELWTNSDKYENQVYVLPKHLDEKVARLHLKKIGVELDVLTKEQSAYLGIPVEGPFKPEYYRY from the coding sequence ATGTCAACAACTGCAAAATCCAAGATTGATTTGAGCCTCAAGTACAAAGTAAAAGATATGTCTTTGGCGGAGTGGGGCCGTAAGGAAATTCAGCTGGCAGAAGCTGAAATGCCCGGTTTGATGGCCCTCCGTGAGGAATATGGCAAGTCACAACCCTTAAAAGGCGCCCGTATTGCCGGCTGCCTGCACATGACCATTCAAACAGCCGTGCTGATTGAAACCCTGGTAGCCCTGGGCGCCGAGGTTCAATGGAGCTCCTGCAATATCTTCTCCACACAGGACCATGCCGCTGCCGCGATCGCTGCTGCCGGCATTCCCGTATATGCCTGGAAAGGCCTGAACGAAGAAGATTTCAACTGGTGTATCGAACAAACGTTGTTCTTCGGCAGCCTCGACCGTCCGCTGAACATGATCCTCGACGATGGCGGCGACCTGACCAACATGGTGTTCGACGTATATCCGGAACTGATCCAGCACATTAAAGGCCTGAGTGAAGAAACCACTACCGGTGTTCACCGCCTGTATGAAAGAATGAAAAACGGCACTTTACCGATGCCGGCTATCAATATCAACGACTCCGTTACCAAATCCAAATTCGACAACAAGTATGGCTGCCGCGAATCCTGTGTGGACGCTATCCGCCGTGCTACCGACGTGATGATCGCCGGTAAGGTGGCTGTTGTGGCTGGTTTTGGCGACGTTGGTAAAGGTTCCGCCGAATCACTCGCAGGCGCAGGCGCCCGTGTGATCGTAACGGAAATCGACCCCATCTGCGCTTTACAGGCTGCTATGGAAGGATATGAAGTGAAAAAGATGTCCGATGCCGTAAAAGAAGCCGATATCATCGTAACCACTACCGGTTGCCGCGATATCATCACCGGCGAGCACTTCAAAGCGATGAAAGACAAAGCGATCGTTTGTAACATCGGTCACTTCGACATCGAGATCGACGTTGCCTGGCTGAACACCAACTACGGTCACTCCAAAGTGGAGATCAAACCGCAGGTGGATAAATACACCATCGACGGGAAAGATATTATCCTGCTGGCTGAAGGCCGCCTCGTGAACCTGGGTTGCGCTACCGGCCACCCCTCTTTCGTGATGAGCAACTCCTTCACCAACCAGACCCTGGCGCAACTGGAACTGTGGACCAACAGCGACAAATACGAAAACCAGGTATACGTGCTGCCCAAACATCTCGATGAGAAAGTAGCCCGCCTCCACCTGAAAAAAATCGGTGTGGAACTGGACGTGCTGACCAAAGAGCAATCGGCTTACCTCGGCATTCCTGTTGAAGGTCCGTTCAAACCTGAATACTATCGTTACTAG